In Nocardioides sp. JQ2195, a genomic segment contains:
- a CDS encoding VOC family protein: MRLDHLSFAAGPDGLAATAQRLGKLLGKEFTDGGIHPRFGTRNRILPLAGHTYLEVVEVLDHPASDKAPFGQAVRARSALGGGWLGWVVAVDEISSVEQRLGREAVAGNRHRPDGTELQWKQIGVNGLISDPQLPFFIEWISSSDDHPSHGASDDFSLACLEIAGDPHRVSEWLGETVESPLEDVKVEWVAPNGTPGVVAAQFQTPNGLVRI, from the coding sequence ATGCGCCTGGACCATCTCTCTTTCGCGGCCGGACCCGACGGACTCGCCGCCACAGCTCAGCGGCTCGGGAAGCTGCTCGGCAAGGAGTTCACCGACGGTGGGATCCACCCACGCTTCGGAACCCGCAACCGCATCCTTCCCCTGGCCGGCCACACGTACCTGGAGGTCGTCGAGGTCCTCGACCACCCGGCCTCCGACAAGGCCCCGTTCGGCCAGGCCGTCCGTGCCCGCTCGGCACTCGGGGGCGGCTGGCTCGGCTGGGTCGTCGCGGTCGACGAGATCAGCTCCGTCGAGCAGCGTCTCGGTCGCGAGGCCGTCGCCGGCAACCGCCACCGCCCTGATGGCACGGAGCTGCAGTGGAAGCAGATCGGCGTCAACGGACTGATCTCCGACCCTCAGCTGCCGTTCTTCATCGAGTGGATCTCCTCCAGCGACGACCACCCGAGCCACGGGGCCTCGGACGACTTCTCCCTTGCCTGCTTGGAGATCGCCGGCGACCCTCACCGGGTCAGCGAGTGGCTCGGTGAGACCGTCGAGTCGCCCCTCGAAGACGTGAAGGTCGAGTGGGTCGCTCCCAACGGCACCCCTGGCGTGGTCGCCGCCCAGTTCCAGACCCCGAACGGCCTCGTCCGGATATAG
- a CDS encoding TetR family transcriptional regulator yields MSAGSRGPGRRSGRRPGSPDTRAGILAAARKLFAERGYASASVRAIALAAEVDPSLVHHYFGTKDDLFLAALQLPVDPRVLLAPAVAEGADGAGERMLRVFLSVWDDPELQLPLLGLARSMAEPDGQVLLREGFLKVVIGPIGVALGIDDPGRRMPLVASQVLGLILVRYLLRVEPLASMPADDVVAIFAPTVQRYLTGELPS; encoded by the coding sequence GTGAGCGCCGGCTCGCGTGGCCCCGGCCGGCGCTCCGGCCGGCGTCCGGGATCGCCGGACACGCGCGCGGGCATCCTCGCGGCGGCGAGGAAGCTGTTCGCAGAGCGTGGCTACGCCAGTGCGTCGGTGCGGGCGATCGCTCTGGCGGCGGAGGTCGACCCGTCCTTGGTGCACCACTACTTCGGCACCAAGGACGACCTGTTCCTGGCTGCGCTGCAGCTGCCGGTCGACCCGCGCGTGCTGCTGGCCCCCGCCGTCGCCGAGGGGGCGGACGGTGCCGGCGAGCGCATGCTGCGGGTCTTCCTCTCGGTCTGGGACGACCCTGAGCTGCAGCTGCCCCTGCTCGGCCTGGCCCGCAGCATGGCCGAGCCGGACGGACAGGTGCTGTTGCGCGAGGGGTTCCTCAAGGTGGTCATCGGTCCCATCGGAGTTGCCCTCGGCATCGACGACCCGGGGCGTCGGATGCCGCTGGTGGCCAGCCAGGTGCTCGGTCTGATCCTGGTCCGTTATCTGCTCCGGGTCGAGCCGCTGGCGTCGATGCCCGCCGACGACGTGGTCGCCATCTTTGCGCCGACCGTGCAGCGCTACCTCACCGGCGAGCTGCCCTCGTAG
- a CDS encoding Ppx/GppA phosphatase family protein: MRLGVLDIGSNTGHLLVVDAHGGAAPLPAYSYKEPLRLAEHLDESGAVTRAGIEALTAFCREALVVAEDKGCEETLGFATSAVRDAVNTDAVLDHVREVTGVDLEVLPGEDEARLTFLAVRRWFGWSAGRLAVFDIGGGSLEIAGGRDESPDVAWSLPLGAARLAKDWFGAGVPDGDGMRALRRTIRAEIARDAGNLLRGGAPDRAAATSKTFRSLARICGAAPSDEGPLVARQLGAEELQGWLPKLMEMTPEDLAGLPGVSPSRSHQIVPGALVAEAVMDIFDLSALEICPWALREGVILERFDQISVLDTVWPGRVGTD, from the coding sequence ATGAGGCTGGGAGTTCTCGACATCGGTTCCAACACCGGTCACCTGCTCGTCGTCGACGCGCACGGTGGGGCGGCGCCGTTGCCGGCGTACTCCTACAAGGAGCCGCTGCGGCTGGCCGAGCACCTGGACGAGAGCGGCGCCGTGACGCGCGCCGGGATCGAGGCCCTCACTGCGTTCTGCCGCGAGGCGCTGGTGGTGGCGGAGGACAAGGGCTGCGAGGAGACCCTCGGGTTCGCGACGTCGGCGGTTCGCGACGCGGTCAACACCGACGCGGTGCTCGACCACGTGCGCGAGGTGACCGGGGTCGATCTCGAGGTCCTGCCCGGGGAGGACGAGGCACGGTTGACCTTCCTCGCGGTACGCCGCTGGTTCGGGTGGTCTGCCGGCCGCCTGGCGGTCTTCGACATCGGCGGTGGCTCGCTCGAGATCGCCGGCGGCCGGGACGAGTCCCCCGACGTGGCCTGGTCGTTGCCGTTGGGCGCAGCCCGCCTGGCCAAGGACTGGTTCGGGGCGGGTGTGCCCGACGGCGACGGCATGCGTGCCCTGCGCCGCACGATCCGTGCTGAGATCGCCCGCGACGCCGGCAACCTGCTCCGGGGCGGTGCGCCCGACCGTGCAGCCGCGACCTCCAAGACCTTCCGGTCGCTGGCCCGCATCTGTGGCGCCGCGCCCTCCGACGAGGGGCCGCTGGTCGCCCGGCAGCTCGGCGCGGAGGAGCTGCAGGGGTGGCTGCCCAAGCTGATGGAGATGACGCCCGAGGACCTCGCCGGCCTGCCCGGGGTCTCGCCCAGCCGTTCCCACCAGATCGTGCCGGGGGCGCTGGTCGCCGAAGCCGTGATGGACATCTTCGACCTGTCAGCCCTCGAGATCTGCCCGTGGGCGCTGCGCGAGGGTGTGATCCTGGAGCGCTTCGACCAGATCAGCGTGCTCGACACCGTGTGGCCCGGACGAGTGGGCACTGACTGA
- a CDS encoding ABC transporter ATP-binding protein: MMNYAIEVDDLTVVRGARTVLPGISFAIPTGQVTGLLGPSGCGKSTLMRAVVGVQVVESGTVAVLGEPAGSRPLRDRVGYVTQAASVYDDLTVAENLRFFAQVLAATTDDVERSIVAVDLDDHRDQVVGNLSGGQRSRTSLAVALLRQPDVLVLDEPTVGLDPVLRRDLWALFHELADGGTTVLVSSHVMDEAERCDRLLLMREGRIIADDCPGAIKAGAGADDIETAFLALVEKEAVA, from the coding sequence ATGATGAATTATGCGATCGAGGTGGACGACCTGACCGTCGTCCGTGGCGCGCGCACCGTGCTCCCGGGGATCAGCTTCGCGATCCCCACCGGTCAGGTCACCGGCCTGCTCGGTCCCTCTGGGTGCGGCAAGTCGACACTCATGCGAGCAGTCGTCGGAGTGCAGGTGGTCGAGTCCGGCACCGTCGCCGTGCTCGGTGAACCGGCCGGCAGCAGGCCCTTGCGCGACCGGGTCGGCTACGTCACCCAGGCCGCCAGCGTGTACGACGACCTGACCGTGGCGGAGAACCTGCGCTTCTTCGCCCAGGTCCTCGCCGCGACCACTGACGACGTCGAGCGGTCGATCGTCGCGGTCGACCTCGACGACCACCGTGACCAGGTCGTGGGCAACCTCAGCGGCGGACAGCGTTCGCGCACCAGCCTCGCGGTCGCCCTGCTGCGCCAACCCGACGTGCTCGTCCTCGACGAGCCGACCGTCGGGCTCGACCCCGTCCTGCGTCGCGACCTCTGGGCGCTCTTCCACGAGCTCGCCGACGGTGGCACGACGGTCCTGGTCTCCAGCCACGTCATGGACGAGGCGGAGCGGTGCGACCGGCTGCTGCTGATGCGGGAGGGCCGGATCATCGCCGACGACTGCCCTGGGGCGATCAAGGCCGGTGCCGGAGCCGACGACATCGAGACCGCGTTCCTGGCCCTGGTCGAGAAGGAGGCGGTCGCATGA
- a CDS encoding class I SAM-dependent methyltransferase: MSRGAVPSPNIWHNPATYELENRAVDPDGVIETTMRSIADWSGRTFLDLGCGTGFHLPRWARAGEVIGVEPHPDLVAIARRRVRRLTNVQVLQGAAQRIPLPDASVDVVQARWAYFFGPGCEPGLAELDRVVRRGGTAFVIDNDPTRSTFGGWFRRGYPEVDPVAVERFWSHRGWQRHRLTMRWEFTDRSDFEAVVRIEFDAETAEHVLSTYADHRVDYAVNLWSRTF, encoded by the coding sequence GTGTCCAGGGGCGCCGTCCCGAGCCCGAACATCTGGCACAACCCGGCGACCTACGAGCTCGAGAACCGGGCGGTCGACCCCGACGGCGTCATCGAGACCACCATGCGCTCGATCGCGGACTGGTCGGGGCGCACCTTCCTCGACCTCGGCTGCGGAACCGGCTTCCACCTCCCCCGCTGGGCCCGGGCCGGTGAGGTGATCGGGGTCGAGCCACACCCCGACCTGGTCGCCATCGCCCGGCGCCGGGTGCGCCGCCTGACCAACGTGCAGGTCCTGCAGGGCGCCGCCCAGCGGATTCCGTTGCCCGACGCGTCCGTCGACGTCGTGCAGGCCCGATGGGCCTACTTCTTCGGGCCCGGGTGCGAGCCGGGGTTGGCGGAGCTCGATCGCGTCGTACGCCGTGGTGGCACCGCCTTCGTCATCGACAACGATCCCACCCGCTCCACGTTCGGCGGCTGGTTCCGTCGTGGCTATCCCGAGGTCGACCCGGTTGCCGTCGAGCGGTTCTGGTCGCATCGAGGCTGGCAGCGCCACCGGCTCACCATGCGCTGGGAGTTCACCGACCGGAGCGACTTCGAGGCCGTCGTCCGCATCGAGTTCGACGCAGAGACCGCCGAGCACGTCCTGTCGACGTACGCCGACCACCGGGTCGACTACGCGGTGAACCTCTGGTCGCGCACGTTCTGA
- the proC gene encoding pyrroline-5-carboxylate reductase, whose amino-acid sequence MAQTAIIGAGVMGETLLSGLIRAGADPATLLVGEKREPRARELEEKYAVSVVSNVESAEQAETLALVVKPQDMGTVLDEIGPHLRPGQLVVSLAAGITTAFIEARIPDGIAVVRVMPNTPALVDEGMFTISPGSHCDDAHLALAEQLLGATGRVLRIPEKQQDAVTAISGSGPAYIFYVVESMVEAGVHLGLPRATATELVIQTLFGSAKMLRDTGTHPTVLREQVTSPAGTTAAAIRELEVHKVRAAFLSAMEAARDRSQALAEGS is encoded by the coding sequence GTGGCACAGACCGCCATCATCGGTGCCGGAGTCATGGGGGAGACCCTGCTCTCCGGGCTGATCCGGGCCGGTGCCGACCCGGCGACACTCCTGGTCGGTGAGAAGCGTGAGCCCCGCGCCCGCGAGCTCGAGGAGAAGTACGCCGTCAGCGTGGTCTCCAACGTCGAGTCCGCCGAGCAGGCCGAGACCCTGGCCCTCGTGGTGAAGCCCCAGGACATGGGCACCGTGCTCGACGAGATCGGCCCCCACCTGCGCCCCGGCCAGCTGGTCGTCTCGTTGGCGGCCGGCATCACCACCGCGTTCATCGAGGCGCGCATCCCCGACGGGATCGCGGTCGTGCGGGTCATGCCGAACACTCCGGCCCTGGTCGACGAGGGCATGTTCACGATCTCGCCCGGCTCACACTGCGACGACGCGCACCTCGCCCTGGCCGAGCAGCTCCTCGGCGCCACCGGGCGGGTGCTGCGGATCCCCGAGAAGCAGCAGGACGCGGTCACCGCGATCTCCGGCTCCGGGCCGGCCTACATCTTCTACGTCGTCGAGTCGATGGTCGAGGCGGGCGTGCACCTGGGCCTGCCGCGCGCCACGGCGACGGAGCTGGTCATCCAGACGCTGTTCGGCTCGGCGAAGATGCTGCGCGACACCGGCACCCACCCGACGGTGCTGCGCGAGCAGGTGACCTCGCCGGCCGGCACCACCGCCGCCGCGATCCGCGAGCTCGAGGTGCACAAGGTGCGTGCGGCGTTCCTCTCGGCGATGGAAGCGGCCCGCGACCGCTCTCAGGCCCTCGCCGAGGGTTCCTGA
- a CDS encoding ABC transporter permease, translating to MNPRITLAVTRRVLTQLRRDPRTLVMLLVLPCLLIALLWWMFDDLPGNTFDELGPGLLAIFPFIIMFLVTSVTTLRERGSGTLERLLSMPLGKGDFLVGYALAFALVAVVQSVLAVALSVGLLDLTIRGPVWLLTVVAVADAVLGTALGLFVSAFANTEFQAVQFMPALVIPQILLCGLFVKRTVLPDVLEVISNCLPLSYATDAMTHLTTSSSTTEVWQDLAVVVAFAVAALALGAVTLRRRTR from the coding sequence ATGAACCCCCGCATCACCCTGGCCGTCACCCGGCGGGTGCTCACCCAGCTGCGGCGCGATCCGCGCACCCTCGTCATGCTGCTGGTCCTGCCCTGCCTGTTGATCGCACTGCTGTGGTGGATGTTCGACGACCTGCCCGGCAACACCTTCGACGAGCTCGGGCCCGGGCTGCTGGCGATCTTCCCGTTCATCATCATGTTCCTGGTGACCAGCGTGACCACGCTGCGCGAGCGCGGCAGCGGCACGCTCGAGCGGCTGCTCTCGATGCCGTTGGGCAAGGGCGACTTCCTGGTCGGCTACGCGCTCGCCTTCGCCCTCGTCGCCGTCGTGCAGTCGGTGCTCGCGGTGGCCCTCAGTGTCGGGCTGCTCGACCTCACCATCCGGGGGCCGGTGTGGCTGCTCACCGTGGTCGCCGTGGCCGACGCCGTCCTCGGCACCGCGCTGGGACTGTTCGTCAGCGCCTTCGCCAACACCGAGTTCCAGGCAGTGCAGTTCATGCCGGCGCTGGTGATCCCGCAGATCCTGTTGTGCGGACTCTTCGTCAAGCGCACGGTGCTGCCCGACGTGCTCGAGGTGATCAGCAACTGCCTGCCCTTGTCCTACGCGACCGACGCGATGACGCACCTGACCACCAGCAGCTCCACCACCGAGGTGTGGCAGGACCTGGCCGTGGTCGTCGCCTTCGCCGTGGCCGCCCTTGCCCTGGGTGCGGTCACGCTGCGTCGGCGTACGCGGTGA
- a CDS encoding proline dehydrogenase family protein, with protein sequence MLRQPLLLLARSERVKKLVSTMPVSSGIVSNYVPGESTEAAVAAAAALVEDGLAATLDFLGEDTLDAAQADATVAAYIELLQQLSEHGLARHAEVSVKLTAIGLMLSGNGSGHKIALENARAICRAARNAGTTVTIDMEDHTTTDATLAVLAELRQDFPETGAVLQAYLHRTEDDCRALAHQGSRVRLCKGAYNEPESVAFQDKLDVDKSYVRCLKVLLNGGGYPMVATHDPRMIAIASSIAADVGREKGTYEFQMLYGIRPEEQKRLAGAGETVRVYVPYGQEWYGYLMRRLAERPQNLSFFVKSLVSKK encoded by the coding sequence TTGCTCCGCCAACCCCTTCTGCTCCTCGCCAGGAGCGAGCGGGTGAAGAAACTCGTCAGCACGATGCCGGTCTCCTCCGGCATCGTCTCCAACTACGTCCCCGGGGAGTCCACGGAGGCGGCCGTGGCGGCCGCTGCTGCCCTCGTCGAGGACGGGCTCGCCGCGACCCTGGACTTCCTCGGCGAGGACACCCTCGACGCGGCCCAGGCGGACGCCACCGTGGCGGCGTACATCGAGCTGCTCCAGCAGCTCTCCGAGCACGGGCTGGCGCGCCATGCCGAGGTCTCGGTGAAGCTGACCGCGATCGGCCTGATGCTCTCCGGCAACGGCTCCGGGCACAAGATCGCGCTGGAGAACGCCCGAGCCATCTGCCGGGCGGCACGCAACGCCGGCACCACGGTCACCATCGACATGGAGGACCACACCACCACGGATGCGACGTTGGCCGTCCTCGCCGAGCTGCGCCAGGACTTCCCCGAGACCGGCGCCGTGCTGCAGGCCTACCTGCACCGCACCGAGGACGACTGTCGCGCGCTCGCCCACCAGGGCTCGAGGGTTCGGTTGTGCAAGGGCGCCTACAACGAGCCGGAGTCGGTCGCGTTCCAGGACAAGCTCGACGTCGACAAGTCCTACGTGCGCTGTCTCAAGGTCCTGCTCAACGGTGGTGGCTACCCGATGGTCGCCACCCACGACCCCCGGATGATCGCGATCGCCTCGTCCATCGCCGCCGACGTCGGCCGGGAGAAGGGGACCTACGAGTTCCAGATGCTCTACGGCATCCGACCCGAGGAGCAGAAGCGGCTCGCGGGTGCCGGGGAGACCGTGCGGGTCTACGTGCCCTACGGCCAGGAGTGGTACGGCTACCTCATGAGACGCCTCGCGGAGCGTCCGCAGAACCTGTCATTCTTCGTGAAGTCGCTGGTCTCCAAGAAGTAG
- a CDS encoding sugar phosphate isomerase/epimerase has protein sequence MAPLVGLSTASVYPESTAHAFAHAARLGYDAVEVMVGMDSLSQQVSALKQLSRHHAMPVCAVHAPCLLVTQRVWGSDPWGKLERSAEMALEVGADVVVVHPPFRWQKDYAREFVWGIQGLEDATGIAFAVENMYPWRASSRRGIEVYSPGWDPSEESYANATVDLSHAATAHSDPLAMVKRLGKRLRHLHLTDGSGSAKDEHLVPGRGNQPAAELLGHLADTGFEGHIVVEINTRRSGTVAQRTVDLKDSLQFVRDHFVTEVVR, from the coding sequence GTGGCTCCACTGGTCGGCCTCTCCACTGCCTCGGTCTATCCCGAGTCGACCGCGCACGCCTTCGCCCACGCGGCGCGGTTGGGCTACGACGCGGTCGAGGTGATGGTCGGCATGGACTCGTTGAGCCAGCAGGTCTCGGCGCTCAAGCAGCTGTCGCGGCACCATGCGATGCCGGTGTGTGCCGTGCACGCGCCGTGCCTGCTGGTCACCCAGCGGGTCTGGGGATCCGACCCGTGGGGCAAGCTCGAACGGTCCGCGGAGATGGCGCTCGAGGTGGGCGCCGACGTGGTCGTGGTGCACCCGCCGTTCCGGTGGCAGAAGGACTACGCGCGCGAGTTCGTCTGGGGGATCCAGGGTCTGGAGGACGCCACCGGCATCGCGTTCGCGGTGGAGAACATGTACCCGTGGCGGGCCTCCTCACGGCGGGGGATCGAGGTCTACTCGCCGGGCTGGGACCCCTCGGAGGAGAGCTATGCGAACGCCACCGTCGACCTCTCCCACGCGGCAACGGCCCACTCCGACCCGCTGGCCATGGTGAAGCGGCTGGGCAAGCGCCTGCGGCACCTGCACCTGACCGACGGAAGTGGCTCGGCCAAGGACGAGCACCTGGTGCCCGGTCGCGGCAACCAGCCGGCCGCGGAGCTGCTCGGCCACCTGGCCGACACCGGGTTCGAGGGTCACATCGTCGTGGAGATCAACACCCGCCGGTCGGGCACGGTCGCGCAGCGCACCGTCGACCTGAAGGACTCGTTGCAGTTCGTCCGCGATCACTTCGTCACCGAGGTCGTCCGGTGA